One window from the genome of Pungitius pungitius chromosome 14, fPunPun2.1, whole genome shotgun sequence encodes:
- the LOC119227700 gene encoding uncharacterized protein LOC119227700, which produces MSWVLHTYLSRDLLGHPDLQCTDPIKKVDLLLLTQWTSQAEEKLFKMVMTDISGCLERILEMEMSHDYLYLDTIQCIDAVLKKVFNISPRLSDKLQEGCMRELLEFLKKYAAAQKDLLRKKAKMKKTETKDFFKNLNNCKNLKQYIQDKDKQGHLVEIIEHMEAFTLKLLREIVADIAERRLKKYFQSQNTEFSLLLDDVRSLLSGLSDYEGVQMRVMDEAYKLLAHVYLKRLVGTRLSRLRRRWQPDVGRRVTDDAELLHRFLSDLVNGVAGRNAMLLKVDDLLTLKDLDATKMTAAEMQQKCYPGSEDLELLPALLQWRGLSRSQIREVQYAMGDLPGFQLRPTPASWFSWFSWFSCCTPESTFIGEEDSSRI; this is translated from the exons ATGAGCTGGGTCCTACATACGTATCTGAG TCGGGACCTGCTTGGTCATCCTGACCTTCAGTGCACGGATCCAATTAAAAAGGTCGACCTCCTGCTGTTAACACAATGGACATCACAAGCTGAGGAGAAATTGTTTAAAATGGTGATG ACAGATATCAGCGGTTGCCTGGAGAGGATCCTGGAGATGGAAATGAGCCACGATTATCTTTACTTAGACACAATTCAG TGCATAGACGCCGTGCTCAAAAAGGTTTTCAACATCAGCCCACGACTGTCTGATAAGCTGCAGGAGGGTTGCATGCGAGAGCTGCTGGAGTTTCTAAAAAA GTACGCGGCGGCGCAGAAGGACCTTCtgagaaagaaagcaaaaatgaaaaaaacagaaacaaaagattTCTTCAAGAATTTGAACAACTGTAAAAATCTCAA GCAGTATATccaggacaaagacaaacaaggcCATCTCGTGGAAATCATTGAACACATggaggcttttactttgaaacttCTGAGGGAAATCGTAGCTGACATCGCAGAG CGCCGCCTCAAGAAATACTTCCAGTCACAGAACACAGAATTCTCCCTCTTGCTCGATGACGTAAGAAGTCTTCTCTCAGGCCTGTCAGACTATGAGGGCGTTCAGATG AGAGTGATGGACGAGGCCTACAAACTCCTCGCTCATGTTTACCTCAAGCGCCTCGTCGGAACGCGCCTGAGCCGCCTGAGGAGGCGCTGGCAGCCCGACGTGGGACGAAGAGTCACCGATGACGCCGAGCTGCTTCACCGCTTCCTCTCGGATCTG gTTAACGGGGTCGCTGGGCGGAACGCCATGCTGCTGAAAGTCGACGATCTGTTGACGTTAAAGGATCTTGATGCGACGAAGATGACAGCGGCAGAAATGCAGCAGAAGTGTTACCCGGGGAG CGAGGACCTGGAGCTCCTGCCCGCCCTGCTGCAGTGGAGGGGTCTCTCCCGATCCCAGATCAGGGAGGTGCAATATGCCATGGGGGACCTACCCGGCTTTCAACTCCGACCCACGCCTGCTTCCTGGTTCTCCTGGTTCTCCTGGTTCAGCTGCTGCACGCCGGAATCCACGTTTatcggcgaggaggacagctcTCGGATCTGA